A genome region from Altererythrobacter aquiaggeris includes the following:
- a CDS encoding NAD-glutamate dehydrogenase: MVGMGKQKSAKLVAALAAQIRDSLLPGDAPFVPAELDGAATLLLETANARKAGSSSITINTGTVADARRIMRIAIVNDDMPFLVDSIAATIAALGLTIDRLVHPVVSVHRDKKNRLERISADGDIARESMIYLETGRIDARQRSALKKALDTTLSDVHAAVGDWPKLQEAMRADADSLGDTAGAQLLRWLNAGMLTQLGHLTRKRDGSHSGLLGICRRTSQGLLADSSFENAFKYFDDAPEFGRGKAPLIIKANRVANVHRRVPLDLFVVPLVEDGKLTALSIHAGVWTSAALAAPPRDIPVMRESLETLMERFGFIPGGHAAKSLIHALTTLPHDLAIGFSEADLELVSSALMSLVDRPRPRLALVEAPLARHMFAFVWLPRDMLSTQVRLQIRDLLIEHTGAELLDWSLQVEGGTLATLRFVLDIRGTKGLPDQAALDAQLQTLLRGWGDAVEAELAEGVEPGRAAAIAGRYADAFPAAYRADYGAAEAALDIRRLRALSTDSAATGTLRDARLYRFSGDAENRLRLKIYQQTGSISLSDTVPALENFGFHVLTEVPTMLQGGDLGSVHDFTLALAEGVDVGPLLDRADAIEHAIANVLNGIAEDDPFNRLVVGTGLTSLEANGLRAFYRYLRQTGMGFTIYTVVDALRQAPSVTRGILDFFIARHDPDFSGNREDAAQTARDAIRKGLAKVSAINDDRLLRLYQAVAEAILRTNAFAPAAREALAFKIDSSLVPNLPKPVPWREIWVYSRRVEGIHLRAGPVARGGLRWSDRRDDFRTEILGLMKAQRVKNAVIVPTGAKGGFYPKQLPDAATDREGWAAEGRASYELFIRTLLSVTDDYNGDKLVHPDRVVIHDGPDPYFVVAADKGTASFSDVANAIAEKNDFWLGDAFASGGSNGYDHKAMGITARGAWVSVQRHFLEMGVDVQHEPVQVVGCGDMSGDVFGNGMLLSKALKLVAAFDHRHIFIDPDPDPAASWKERKRLFQLARSSWEDYDQDLISRGGGVYSRASKTIKLSVAAQTALGLDQQEMDPETLISGILTAPVDLIWFGGIGTYIKAGSENNIQVGDPGNDRLRVDANQLRARVIGEGANLGVTQAGRIEFALGGGRLNTDFIDNSAGVDCSDNEVNIKIALRTASQSGKLSEAKRSSLLASMTEEVAEIVLEDNRLQALALSVAQVGGAKATESHLRLIEKLEDGGNLDRKTEGLADSETLSRRAADGLGLTRPELAVLLSSTKLALQAAIEASDLPDDPGMIEILTGYFPQPMRGKYRKAIEEHRLRREIIATILANQIVNRMGVVHPFELAEEEGTGLAQVASAFVAAERLFGFAETWTKLDEANISETARLKLFDRYSAGMANQAADLLRVGAGDVQPSDTVSRLAKGVTALSSLTQSHLADESKEQSAKLRHELVAAGAGETEAAMVTHLFDMDGAVGIANLAKDAEIDPRKLTAAFTELGAKLGLAWAQGTAAMMNSSDVWERMLVSGLARDFQQMRLDFLRRMSRRKDGKSDPASTVEQWAESNADAIAQFRKMVARAQAQSSVAPAMLAQIASQARNLLGR; encoded by the coding sequence ATGGTCGGGATGGGCAAGCAGAAATCTGCCAAACTGGTTGCAGCGCTTGCTGCACAGATCCGCGATTCTCTACTCCCGGGCGACGCGCCTTTCGTGCCTGCCGAACTGGACGGTGCGGCGACTCTGCTGTTGGAAACCGCCAATGCGCGCAAGGCCGGAAGCAGTTCCATCACGATCAATACCGGCACGGTTGCTGATGCACGCCGCATAATGCGGATTGCCATCGTCAATGACGATATGCCGTTTCTGGTGGATTCGATTGCGGCAACGATTGCTGCGCTGGGCCTGACGATCGACCGGCTGGTACATCCGGTCGTCAGCGTTCATCGTGACAAGAAAAACAGACTGGAGCGGATTTCCGCCGACGGTGACATCGCCCGGGAATCGATGATTTATCTGGAGACGGGCCGGATCGACGCGCGGCAGCGCTCGGCATTGAAGAAAGCCCTTGATACCACATTGTCCGATGTGCACGCAGCAGTCGGCGATTGGCCCAAATTGCAGGAAGCGATGCGCGCGGACGCGGATTCGCTGGGCGACACAGCAGGCGCGCAACTGCTTCGCTGGCTCAATGCGGGGATGCTGACCCAACTGGGCCATCTCACCCGAAAGCGTGATGGCAGCCATTCGGGATTGCTGGGGATATGCCGCCGGACGTCGCAGGGTCTGCTGGCCGATTCATCCTTTGAAAATGCCTTCAAGTACTTTGATGATGCGCCAGAGTTCGGGCGCGGCAAGGCACCGCTGATCATCAAGGCCAACCGGGTTGCCAATGTCCACCGCCGTGTTCCGCTTGATCTGTTCGTCGTTCCCTTGGTCGAGGACGGTAAGCTGACCGCTTTGTCTATCCATGCCGGGGTCTGGACCAGTGCAGCGCTTGCCGCCCCGCCGCGCGATATTCCCGTCATGCGCGAAAGTCTCGAGACGCTGATGGAGCGGTTCGGTTTCATACCGGGCGGCCATGCAGCCAAATCGCTGATCCACGCCCTGACCACTTTGCCGCATGATCTGGCGATCGGTTTCAGCGAAGCCGATCTGGAACTTGTTTCAAGCGCACTGATGAGCCTGGTCGATCGCCCGCGCCCCCGTCTGGCACTGGTCGAGGCACCGCTTGCCCGGCATATGTTTGCCTTTGTCTGGTTGCCGCGCGACATGCTTTCGACGCAGGTGCGCCTGCAAATTCGCGATTTGCTGATCGAACATACCGGGGCGGAACTGCTTGACTGGTCGTTGCAAGTCGAAGGCGGCACACTTGCTACCTTGCGCTTTGTACTCGACATTCGCGGGACGAAGGGACTTCCCGACCAGGCCGCGCTGGACGCGCAATTGCAGACATTGCTGCGCGGATGGGGTGACGCGGTCGAGGCCGAGCTTGCCGAAGGTGTAGAGCCCGGACGGGCAGCCGCCATTGCCGGCCGTTATGCCGATGCATTCCCGGCAGCTTACCGCGCTGATTACGGCGCCGCCGAAGCCGCGCTGGACATTCGCAGGTTGCGCGCGCTTTCTACGGATAGTGCAGCGACCGGAACTCTCAGGGATGCGCGCCTTTATCGCTTCAGCGGAGATGCGGAAAACCGGCTCCGTCTGAAGATTTACCAGCAAACCGGCTCGATTTCGCTGTCCGATACCGTCCCGGCACTCGAAAATTTCGGTTTCCATGTTCTGACCGAAGTTCCCACGATGCTGCAAGGTGGCGACTTGGGGTCGGTCCACGATTTTACGCTGGCACTTGCCGAAGGCGTTGACGTTGGGCCGCTGCTCGACCGTGCGGATGCGATCGAACACGCTATTGCCAATGTGCTGAACGGCATTGCCGAGGATGATCCCTTCAATCGCCTGGTGGTAGGTACTGGGCTCACATCACTCGAAGCAAACGGCTTGCGGGCGTTTTACAGATATTTGCGCCAGACCGGCATGGGCTTCACGATATATACGGTGGTCGATGCCCTGCGTCAGGCACCGTCGGTCACACGCGGTATTCTCGACTTTTTTATCGCCAGGCACGACCCGGATTTCAGCGGTAATCGCGAAGATGCGGCCCAGACCGCGAGAGACGCCATTCGCAAAGGTCTGGCAAAAGTATCGGCTATCAATGACGACCGGCTGTTACGGCTTTATCAAGCCGTCGCAGAAGCCATTTTGCGCACCAATGCTTTCGCACCGGCAGCGCGTGAGGCGCTGGCATTCAAAATCGATTCGTCGCTCGTGCCCAATCTCCCCAAGCCTGTGCCATGGCGCGAAATCTGGGTCTATTCACGCCGGGTGGAAGGCATTCACCTGCGCGCCGGACCCGTCGCTCGCGGCGGGCTTCGCTGGTCGGACCGGCGGGATGACTTTCGCACGGAAATTCTCGGCTTGATGAAAGCGCAGCGTGTTAAAAATGCGGTCATCGTGCCTACCGGCGCGAAGGGCGGTTTTTATCCCAAGCAACTGCCCGACGCGGCGACTGATCGCGAAGGATGGGCTGCTGAAGGTCGGGCCAGTTACGAACTTTTCATTCGCACTCTCTTGTCCGTGACCGATGATTATAACGGCGATAAACTGGTTCACCCCGACCGGGTCGTGATCCACGATGGTCCGGACCCCTATTTCGTGGTCGCGGCGGATAAGGGCACTGCCAGTTTCTCCGACGTGGCCAACGCCATTGCCGAGAAGAACGATTTCTGGCTGGGCGATGCTTTCGCAAGCGGCGGCTCGAACGGTTATGACCACAAGGCGATGGGCATTACCGCGCGCGGCGCCTGGGTGTCAGTGCAGCGACACTTTCTGGAAATGGGCGTCGACGTCCAGCACGAACCCGTCCAGGTGGTCGGCTGCGGCGATATGTCAGGCGATGTATTCGGCAACGGAATGTTGCTTTCAAAAGCGCTCAAACTGGTTGCCGCATTCGATCACAGGCATATTTTCATAGATCCCGACCCAGACCCGGCAGCCAGCTGGAAAGAGCGCAAACGTCTGTTCCAGCTCGCGCGTTCGAGCTGGGAAGATTATGACCAAGACCTGATTTCGCGTGGCGGCGGAGTCTATTCCCGTGCCTCCAAAACTATCAAGCTGTCGGTTGCCGCACAGACTGCGCTGGGGCTCGACCAGCAGGAGATGGATCCCGAAACCCTGATATCCGGCATCCTGACCGCTCCGGTCGATCTGATCTGGTTTGGCGGTATCGGAACATACATCAAAGCCGGCAGCGAAAATAACATACAGGTCGGCGATCCGGGCAACGACAGGCTGCGAGTCGATGCGAACCAGTTGCGTGCCAGAGTAATCGGCGAAGGCGCAAATCTGGGTGTGACGCAGGCCGGGCGCATCGAATTCGCACTTGGCGGCGGACGTTTGAACACCGACTTTATCGACAATTCGGCTGGCGTCGATTGTTCGGACAACGAAGTGAATATCAAGATTGCACTGCGTACGGCAAGCCAGTCCGGCAAGCTGTCCGAAGCGAAGCGCAGCAGCTTGCTCGCTTCGATGACTGAAGAAGTCGCCGAGATTGTGCTTGAAGATAACCGCTTGCAGGCACTTGCTTTATCCGTCGCACAGGTAGGCGGCGCGAAAGCAACCGAATCGCATCTGAGATTGATCGAAAAGCTCGAGGATGGCGGCAATCTCGACCGGAAAACGGAAGGCCTCGCCGATAGCGAAACACTGTCGCGCCGCGCTGCCGACGGGCTAGGCCTCACGCGCCCGGAACTTGCCGTCCTGCTCAGTTCGACCAAGCTGGCATTGCAGGCAGCAATCGAAGCCAGCGACCTCCCCGACGATCCGGGCATGATAGAAATACTCACCGGATACTTTCCGCAGCCGATGCGCGGCAAATACCGCAAGGCCATCGAAGAGCACCGGTTGCGCCGCGAAATCATCGCAACAATTCTGGCAAACCAGATCGTCAACCGGATGGGGGTGGTGCATCCTTTTGAACTGGCCGAAGAAGAAGGCACAGGGCTGGCCCAGGTTGCCAGCGCATTTGTCGCCGCTGAACGGTTGTTCGGATTTGCGGAAACCTGGACAAAGCTGGATGAAGCAAACATTTCGGAAACGGCCCGTCTCAAGCTGTTTGACCGCTATTCTGCCGGAATGGCCAACCAGGCTGCCGACCTGCTGAGAGTGGGCGCGGGCGATGTGCAGCCGTCCGACACTGTCAGCCGTCTGGCAAAAGGCGTGACCGCTCTGTCCAGCCTGACGCAAAGCCATCTGGCAGACGAATCGAAAGAACAATCGGCCAAGCTGCGGCATGAACTGGTCGCTGCTGGCGCCGGGGAAACCGAGGCTGCGATGGTCACCCACCTGTTTGACATGGATGGTGCGGTCGGCATCGCCAATCTGGCCAAAGACGCAGAAATCGATCCGCGCAAACTGACTGCCGCATTTACGGAACTGGGCGCGAAGCTTGGGCTTGCCTGGGCGCAGGGAACTGCAGCGATGATGAATTCATCGGATGTGTGGGAGCGCATGCTGGTTTCGGGACTTGCACGCGATTTCCAGCAGATGCGGCTCGATTTCCTGCGCCGGATGTCCCGCCGCAAAGATGGTAAATCAGACCCGGCCTCTACGGTCGAACAATGGGCTGAAAGCAATGCCGATGCGATAGCCCAGTTTCGCAAGATGGTCGCGCGGGCGCAGGCCCAATCTTCGGTCGCCCCCGCAATGCTGGCACAGATCGCCAGTCAGGCGCGGAACCTGCTGGGCCGTTAG
- a CDS encoding NAD(P)/FAD-dependent oxidoreductase, which produces MNNADIVIVGTGHGGASAAIALRQKGFEGSIMMIGRDRHPPYERPPLSKEYLSGDKAFERILIRPPAFWTDRDVHLRLGKSVTAVDPAAKFVTLSDKSQIEYDRLIWAAGGNPRPLSCPGADLDGVYTVRDLADSDRLKAELEGGSRTAVVVGGGYIGLEAAAVLNRLGCEVTVLEALPRVLARVAGEDLSRFFEAEHRAHGVNLQTGVSVEAIHGSDGRVSGVQLADGHEIRADIVIVGIGIVPAIGPLIAAGAAGANGVDVDEYCRTSLPGIYAIGDCAAHSNPYADGAVLRLESVQNAHDMAATVARAITGDAEPYAALPWFWSNQYDLRLQTAGHSLDHDQTVLRGDPATRSFSVIYLREGRVIALDCVNATRDYVQGRKLVEARAQIDPALLADTETPLKDML; this is translated from the coding sequence ATGAATAATGCGGATATTGTTATTGTAGGGACAGGCCATGGCGGGGCAAGCGCTGCTATCGCGCTTCGTCAAAAGGGCTTCGAGGGTTCGATCATGATGATCGGGCGTGACAGGCACCCACCTTATGAACGGCCGCCATTGTCGAAGGAGTATCTTTCGGGCGACAAGGCGTTCGAAAGAATTCTTATCCGTCCACCGGCATTCTGGACTGATCGCGACGTTCACCTGCGGCTCGGTAAATCGGTGACAGCGGTTGATCCGGCCGCAAAATTCGTAACATTGTCGGACAAGTCCCAGATCGAATATGATCGGCTGATCTGGGCTGCCGGAGGCAATCCCCGACCTTTGTCCTGCCCCGGTGCGGATCTGGACGGTGTCTATACGGTCCGCGACCTTGCTGATTCCGACAGGCTGAAGGCAGAATTGGAAGGGGGATCACGCACTGCCGTTGTGGTGGGCGGGGGATATATCGGGTTGGAAGCAGCCGCTGTCCTGAACAGGCTTGGGTGCGAAGTGACCGTTCTAGAGGCTCTCCCCAGAGTGCTCGCAAGGGTGGCGGGAGAAGACCTGTCACGCTTCTTCGAGGCCGAGCACCGTGCGCATGGTGTGAATTTGCAAACCGGCGTTTCGGTAGAAGCAATTCATGGTTCGGACGGCCGCGTTTCGGGCGTTCAACTGGCTGACGGCCACGAGATCCGAGCGGATATTGTAATAGTGGGTATCGGCATTGTGCCGGCGATCGGCCCGCTGATTGCCGCGGGCGCAGCCGGCGCGAACGGGGTTGATGTTGACGAGTATTGCCGGACATCGCTTCCGGGAATTTATGCAATCGGCGACTGCGCGGCGCATTCCAATCCTTATGCAGATGGCGCTGTGCTGCGGCTCGAGTCGGTCCAGAATGCCCATGATATGGCGGCCACTGTCGCGCGGGCGATAACCGGTGATGCAGAGCCTTATGCCGCGCTGCCATGGTTTTGGTCCAACCAGTATGATCTGCGCCTGCAGACAGCGGGCCATAGCCTGGATCATGATCAGACTGTCTTGCGCGGCGATCCTGCCACACGGTCTTTTTCGGTAATTTACCTCAGGGAAGGCCGGGTTATCGCGCTCGACTGCGTCAACGCCACAAGGGATTACGTGCAGGGCCGCAAGTTGGTGGAGGCGCGTGCTCAGATCGATCCGGCGCTGCTGGCCGATACCGAAACGCCGCTTAAAGACATGCTCTGA
- a CDS encoding LLM class flavin-dependent oxidoreductase translates to MSQTHEASRLSVPLSVLDLVPVREGGTVREAIANAVDLAKTAEDAGYARFWVAEHHAMDGIAGGAAAVVLSAIGHATDTIRIGSGGIMLPNHNPFVIAEQFGTLDALFPGRIDLGLGRAPGADSRIAAAFRKNLAQAAEYFPQDVQELRALFTGKPALALSATPGLGADVEMWMLGSSLFGARLAAKLGMPYTFASHFAPDHLDAALALYRRDFQPSDALERPHVMAAMTVIAADTDEEAEFLASSLEQSFVRLRTGSPGKLPPPVAGYRASLPANLQAMLEHIGQARAVGAPVTVANSIKAFVERTGADEIIVSGATFDPDARTRSIRLTMEAIAS, encoded by the coding sequence ATGAGCCAAACCCATGAGGCAAGTCGATTGAGCGTGCCCCTGTCCGTCCTTGACCTCGTTCCTGTCCGTGAAGGCGGAACGGTGCGTGAAGCCATCGCAAATGCGGTCGATCTTGCGAAAACCGCCGAGGATGCAGGGTATGCCCGCTTCTGGGTCGCCGAACATCACGCGATGGACGGCATTGCGGGCGGTGCGGCAGCGGTGGTGCTGTCTGCCATCGGCCATGCGACCGACACTATTCGCATCGGGTCGGGCGGGATCATGCTGCCCAACCACAACCCTTTCGTGATTGCAGAACAATTCGGAACTTTGGACGCATTGTTCCCCGGCCGGATTGACCTCGGCCTTGGCCGCGCACCCGGTGCCGACAGCCGCATTGCCGCCGCTTTCCGCAAGAACCTGGCACAAGCGGCAGAATATTTCCCGCAAGATGTGCAGGAATTACGCGCGCTGTTCACGGGCAAGCCAGCACTCGCACTGTCAGCGACGCCCGGGCTCGGTGCGGATGTCGAGATGTGGATGCTTGGCTCAAGCCTTTTCGGCGCACGGCTCGCGGCAAAACTGGGTATGCCATATACCTTTGCAAGCCATTTCGCGCCCGACCATCTCGATGCGGCGCTGGCCCTGTACCGCCGCGATTTCCAGCCATCGGACGCTCTTGAAAGGCCACATGTCATGGCAGCGATGACGGTAATCGCGGCGGATACGGATGAAGAAGCAGAGTTCCTCGCATCGTCGCTGGAACAGAGCTTCGTCAGGCTCAGAACCGGCAGTCCGGGAAAACTGCCGCCGCCGGTTGCCGGATACCGTGCGTCCCTGCCCGCCAACTTGCAAGCGATGCTGGAACATATCGGTCAGGCACGCGCGGTAGGGGCGCCCGTGACGGTCGCGAATTCGATCAAGGCATTTGTAGAACGAACCGGCGCTGACGAAATAATCGTTTCAGGCGCGACATTCGACCCTGACGCACGAACCCGCTCGATCCGGCTCACGATGGAAGCCATCGCAAGCTGA